The Flammeovirga agarivorans genome has a window encoding:
- the glsA gene encoding glutaminase A, with the protein MKRIVYPSLFNYPKRNMQLVTKYIPLFFFISTFFIVSPSQAQKLKGKNIEAVLNEAYIKYKDVEEGKNADYIKELANVPSDLFGIVIVTVEGKVYSIGDVTDEVSIQSVSKAFIMAKVIDEIGADSIAHAVGVEPTGEVFNSITAIERSKGKKINPLVNPGAIATTSLMAGRDSVQKWYNIRNTLNSFAGRDLDIDWNVYNSEANDNKRNQAISMLLLSYGRMYFDPLQSTDIYTKQCAVSVNAKDLAVMGSTLANGGTNPLSHEVVILPDATQHALSVMATSGLYDDAGKWLFYTGIPAKSGVGGGIVAVVPGKFGIAAIAPPLDEAGNSVKAKLAIHYIIEKLGVNPYLVEPK; encoded by the coding sequence ATGAAAAGGATCGTATATCCATCACTTTTTAATTATCCCAAAAGAAATATGCAATTAGTTACTAAATACATACCGTTATTTTTCTTTATTTCAACTTTCTTTATTGTGTCTCCTTCACAGGCACAAAAGCTAAAGGGGAAAAACATTGAAGCTGTTTTAAATGAAGCATATATTAAATATAAAGATGTAGAGGAAGGTAAAAATGCCGACTACATAAAAGAATTAGCCAATGTACCGTCAGATCTCTTCGGAATTGTGATCGTTACTGTAGAAGGTAAAGTGTATTCTATCGGAGATGTAACCGATGAAGTTTCCATCCAAAGTGTATCTAAAGCATTTATCATGGCAAAAGTGATTGACGAAATCGGAGCAGATAGTATTGCTCATGCTGTTGGCGTTGAACCTACTGGCGAGGTTTTTAATTCCATCACAGCCATAGAGCGCTCAAAAGGAAAAAAAATTAATCCATTGGTAAACCCTGGTGCTATTGCTACTACTTCCTTAATGGCAGGTAGAGACTCTGTTCAAAAATGGTATAACATCAGAAATACATTAAACTCCTTTGCAGGAAGAGACCTTGATATCGATTGGAACGTTTACAATAGTGAGGCGAATGACAATAAGAGAAATCAGGCCATCTCTATGTTATTACTTTCTTATGGAAGAATGTATTTTGATCCTCTACAATCTACAGACATCTACACGAAACAATGTGCGGTAAGTGTCAATGCAAAAGATTTAGCAGTAATGGGATCTACGTTAGCAAATGGTGGTACTAACCCTTTATCTCATGAAGTAGTGATTTTACCCGATGCTACTCAACATGCACTTTCTGTGATGGCAACGTCAGGTTTATATGATGATGCAGGTAAATGGTTATTCTATACAGGTATCCCTGCCAAAAGTGGTGTAGGTGGAGGTATTGTTGCTGTCGTTCCGGGAAAATTCGGAATTGCTGCCATCGCTCCTCCATTAGACGAAGCGGGTAATAGTGTGAAAGCAAAACTTGCTATCCATTATATTATCGAGAAGTTAGGTGTTAATCCTTATTTAGTTGAGCCTAAATAA